A genomic stretch from Selenomonas sp. AB3002 includes:
- a CDS encoding NAD-dependent protein deacylase: MDDIARLAEVLEQSRSMVFFGGAGMSTESGIPDFRSAEGIYHQKLHRHFSPEEMVSHSFFVEHTEDFYDFYREHLLYPKAQPNDGHRTLAELERMGKLTAVITQNVDGLHQLAGSKNVLELHGSVKRNFCMDCQAAYEMEHVAAGKGVPRCTRCGGIVKPDVVLYEEPLDSQVMEKAVQAIRSADTLLIGGTSLVVYPAAGLIKYFQGQNLVLINKSETKADEWADLVIHDAIGKVLKAAMDMLAARS; the protein is encoded by the coding sequence ATGGATGATATAGCCAGACTGGCTGAGGTGTTGGAGCAGAGCAGGAGTATGGTATTTTTCGGCGGCGCTGGCATGTCCACGGAGTCGGGGATACCAGATTTTCGCAGTGCGGAGGGGATTTATCACCAGAAGCTGCACAGGCATTTCTCGCCGGAGGAGATGGTGTCCCATAGCTTCTTTGTGGAGCATACGGAAGATTTCTATGATTTTTACCGTGAACATCTGCTGTATCCGAAGGCACAGCCCAATGACGGACACAGGACCCTGGCAGAGCTGGAGAGAATGGGGAAGCTCACGGCGGTCATCACCCAGAATGTTGACGGCCTCCATCAGCTGGCAGGCTCGAAGAATGTGCTGGAACTGCATGGCTCTGTCAAGAGGAATTTCTGCATGGATTGCCAGGCAGCCTATGAAATGGAGCATGTGGCGGCAGGCAAAGGCGTACCACGCTGCACCCGCTGCGGCGGCATTGTGAAGCCTGATGTGGTGCTCTATGAGGAGCCGCTGGACAGCCAGGTGATGGAAAAAGCCGTCCAGGCCATCAGGTCAGCAGATACCCTGCTGATTGGCGGCACCTCCCTGGTGGTATATCCTGCGGCAGGCCTCATAAAGTATTTCCAGGGTCAGAACCTGGTGCTTATCAACAAGAGCGAGACCAAGGCTGATGAATGGGCTGACCTGGTAATCCACGATGCCATTGGCAAAGTCCTGAAGGCGGCCATGGATATGCTGGCAGCCCGGAGCTGA
- a CDS encoding TIGR04076 family protein produces the protein MKKVRITVMRKACYPDLMEKYENPMEHACDIEEGAVFIANGWQRPEGLCESAWESMSPFVMGLAHGAEDFYDGWMKNPRSAMISCNDGFRPVSFLLETLEEDAEGK, from the coding sequence GTGAAGAAAGTGCGGATAACTGTCATGCGGAAGGCTTGCTATCCTGATCTGATGGAAAAGTACGAGAATCCCATGGAGCATGCCTGTGATATAGAAGAGGGGGCGGTTTTCATCGCCAACGGCTGGCAGCGGCCGGAGGGGCTTTGCGAGAGCGCTTGGGAATCCATGTCGCCCTTTGTCATGGGGCTGGCGCATGGCGCAGAGGATTTCTACGATGGCTGGATGAAGAATCCCCGCTCTGCCATGATTTCCTGCAACGATGGCTTTCGCCCGGTGAGTTTCCTGTTGGAAACCCTGGAGGAGGACGCTGAGGGGAAATGA
- a CDS encoding S41 family peptidase: MRWKAVRKNQEVLSKLGQLAGKSCRRENFSMESIRCWLCQKVGGMNMHRKKLTKRLLCGLLTGWLLMSGAPALGETAAVTGSFDSRMYASRLDKYATLRVYNVAGEDSVPYISAQQYLSLLYDGNADFQMEEDGQVLHVVRNGVSVEFDAEQGKIRCADWDAFFGSYGARALPNGILLAEEFNAQAVSKKHPSGETEATGFEINLSPYGLDMIAHEGQMLLPFAVLQNVFAMPSGASDFSFNGDHFYDIAQPIGHIYGHSLNPNIKLNPYATAYYSGKFSKEKEIPPAYARYAYGTTCLLFDLYYGHKKEKGIESFDKYFEENGLKEGLLSTDAQKNSDAFTDVVYKLFDSGHDVVMLGHSVFDTGSYINTAKVITAYGGIEPTMKALQKITYKVADKGVNFLEGEEGTYGQYEAACKELQLNPVILTYIFRDDSGKPYKYWLEQAQGYVKVRGTKDENFQLDTNAERMQSEDTNRLFTVKERMEALKPADFGTSRVDIIGDTAFIYFEGFEESLQEASYYYRLPDENVYDASTFGLFYDAFAKIKNEPQVKKVVIDLSNNGGGAVGALTAVLGFLSPDGEVNLTYYHTLNQNYCSEWYHVDTNLDGKFDARDGFGGQYDFYILTSGFSYSCGNALPFFAQVDGLAKIIGEQPGGGDCAVAPFLDAYGHVARMSGWSKLGRMTDGKFTSDEHAVKVDYPFGDKADKLYFNYKAIAEWLSKQ; the protein is encoded by the coding sequence ATGCGCTGGAAGGCTGTCAGGAAAAATCAGGAGGTCCTGTCGAAACTTGGGCAGCTGGCAGGAAAATCCTGCCGGAGGGAGAATTTTTCCATGGAGTCGATTCGCTGCTGGCTTTGCCAGAAAGTAGGAGGAATGAATATGCACAGGAAAAAGCTGACGAAAAGATTGCTCTGCGGCCTGTTGACAGGCTGGCTGCTCATGTCAGGGGCACCGGCCCTGGGGGAGACTGCAGCTGTGACCGGGTCATTTGACTCCCGGATGTATGCGAGCCGGCTGGATAAATACGCAACCCTGCGGGTCTACAATGTGGCAGGGGAAGACAGCGTACCCTATATTTCCGCCCAGCAGTATTTGTCCTTGCTATACGATGGCAATGCGGACTTCCAAATGGAGGAAGACGGGCAGGTTCTCCATGTAGTGCGCAATGGTGTCAGCGTGGAGTTTGATGCGGAGCAGGGGAAAATTCGCTGCGCGGACTGGGATGCTTTCTTTGGCTCTTATGGGGCGCGGGCTCTGCCTAACGGTATACTGTTGGCAGAGGAATTCAATGCCCAGGCCGTTTCCAAGAAGCATCCTTCCGGTGAGACTGAAGCTACGGGCTTTGAGATTAACCTTTCCCCTTATGGCCTTGATATGATAGCCCATGAGGGGCAGATGCTGCTGCCCTTTGCGGTGCTGCAGAATGTCTTTGCCATGCCCAGCGGGGCCAGTGATTTCTCCTTCAACGGGGACCATTTCTACGATATTGCCCAGCCCATCGGTCACATTTACGGTCACAGCCTGAATCCCAACATCAAGCTGAATCCCTATGCCACCGCTTATTATTCCGGGAAGTTCTCCAAGGAGAAGGAGATTCCGCCTGCTTATGCCCGCTATGCCTATGGGACCACCTGCCTGCTGTTTGACCTGTATTACGGCCATAAGAAGGAAAAGGGCATCGAGAGCTTTGACAAGTACTTTGAGGAGAACGGGCTGAAGGAAGGGCTGCTGTCCACGGATGCACAGAAAAATTCCGATGCCTTCACGGACGTGGTCTACAAGCTCTTTGACAGCGGCCATGATGTGGTGATGTTGGGCCACAGCGTCTTCGATACCGGCTCCTATATCAATACCGCCAAGGTCATCACCGCTTATGGCGGCATCGAGCCCACCATGAAGGCCTTGCAGAAAATCACTTACAAGGTAGCGGACAAGGGCGTGAATTTCCTGGAAGGGGAAGAAGGCACCTATGGCCAGTATGAAGCTGCCTGCAAGGAACTGCAGCTTAATCCCGTCATCCTGACTTATATTTTCCGGGATGACAGTGGCAAGCCGTACAAATATTGGCTGGAACAGGCTCAGGGGTATGTGAAGGTCAGAGGCACGAAGGATGAGAATTTCCAGCTGGACACCAATGCAGAACGGATGCAGAGCGAGGACACGAACCGCTTGTTTACGGTGAAAGAACGCATGGAAGCCCTCAAGCCGGCGGATTTCGGCACCTCCCGGGTGGATATCATCGGCGACACGGCCTTCATTTACTTTGAAGGCTTTGAAGAGAGCCTGCAGGAGGCGTCTTACTATTACCGCCTGCCCGACGAGAACGTGTACGATGCCAGCACCTTCGGCCTGTTCTATGATGCCTTTGCCAAGATAAAGAATGAGCCCCAGGTGAAAAAAGTGGTCATCGACCTGTCCAACAATGGTGGCGGTGCAGTAGGCGCCCTGACGGCTGTGCTGGGCTTCCTGTCACCTGATGGGGAAGTGAACCTGACCTATTACCACACCTTGAACCAGAATTACTGCTCAGAGTGGTATCATGTGGACACGAATCTGGATGGCAAATTCGATGCCCGTGACGGCTTCGGGGGACAGTATGATTTCTACATCCTGACCAGCGGCTTCTCCTATTCCTGCGGCAACGCCCTGCCCTTCTTCGCCCAGGTGGACGGCCTGGCCAAGATCATCGGCGAGCAGCCGGGCGGCGGCGACTGCGCCGTGGCACCTTTCCTGGACGCCTACGGCCACGTGGCCAGGATGTCAGGCTGGAGCAAACTGGGCCGCATGACCGACGGCAAGTTCACCAGCGATGAGCATGCTGTGAAAGTAGACTATCCTTTCGGGGATAAGGCGGACAAATTGTATTTCAACTATAAGGCCATTGCTGAATGGCTGAGCAAGCAGTAA
- a CDS encoding AbrB/MazE/SpoVT family DNA-binding domain-containing protein, with the protein MMAANVPDTFIDNAKVMAKGQVTIPKDVRSVLGLDSGSRVTFIVEKGSVRMVNSAVYAMQMLQNEMAGEAERTGLTSEEAVNDMVKEIRSEGE; encoded by the coding sequence ATGATGGCAGCGAATGTACCGGATACTTTTATAGATAATGCCAAAGTCATGGCCAAAGGTCAGGTAACTATACCAAAGGATGTAAGAAGCGTACTGGGACTTGACAGCGGAAGCCGGGTAACCTTTATTGTCGAAAAAGGTTCTGTTCGTATGGTTAATTCTGCAGTGTATGCTATGCAGATGCTACAGAATGAAATGGCAGGTGAAGCTGAACGGACTGGGCTGACTTCAGAGGAAGCTGTCAATGACATGGTAAAAGAGATACGCAGCGAGGGAGAATGA
- a CDS encoding putative toxin-antitoxin system toxin component, PIN family produces MRILIDTNILISAILGSGTPFQAYMKAVSYPNSGVVCTQNIDELRRIFNRKFPKKISAMERFLALALSVIEVVQVPEVLTEEEASIRDVNDRGIMRAAVASKVDVILTGDKDFLESGISCPKIMTAADFLAMENEEKRHL; encoded by the coding sequence ATGCGTATACTGATTGACACCAACATATTGATTTCGGCGATATTGGGAAGCGGAACCCCGTTCCAAGCCTATATGAAGGCCGTGTCCTATCCTAACTCCGGGGTGGTTTGTACTCAGAATATTGATGAGCTACGGCGCATATTCAACAGGAAGTTTCCCAAGAAGATATCTGCAATGGAGCGATTCCTGGCGTTGGCGCTTTCCGTTATAGAGGTGGTGCAGGTGCCGGAGGTGTTGACAGAAGAGGAAGCCTCAATTCGGGATGTTAATGACAGGGGCATTATGAGAGCAGCTGTAGCCTCGAAGGTGGATGTCATACTGACTGGGGATAAGGATTTTTTGGAATCGGGCATTAGTTGTCCTAAAATAATGACAGCGGCAGATTTTCTAGCGATGGAAAATGAAGAAAAAAGACATTTATGA
- a CDS encoding diguanylate cyclase — protein sequence MSDTHYQKKSFIYTIEEKCTGCNKCINACPVDCANQVYRSYDGELKVEVDPEYCISCGACIAACDHQARDYLDDTEQFFLDLATGSEPMTVVAAPSAQVHFPELKNLFGWLKSLGVAGIYDVSFGADIATWAYLRAREAGRLPASVIAQPCSSVVKYCLRYAPELLPALAPVHSPLICLGLYLRRTLGIKGRIAFLSPCVAKAEEIRDKNTQGTVQYNVTYAKLKDKLERERIDLSAFPPVDFDGQSAGVGHVYSRPGGLSETIRITDPEIWIRSLDAVSNVYPYLQEYHSRRQEHKPLPELVDVLNCRGGCNYGTGTRRDVARDDVDYLTNQQKKQATEEKVRYTEAGISYAPNEYFDQHLDWQDFLRVYTPIPIKNPRFTDEDLQEVYAQLHKTTPKAQNINCHACGYGTCKRFAQALKLGLNVPESCVDYDRNQLKIDPLTKLLNHGGLTETLDNLLNPYSKEASSLSLIMMDVDDFKSVNDTYGHDVGDIALITVADAIRQHIRPADFAGRWGGDEYMIILPQTGEDEATEVAARIRAAIAAARVLPDGASFTSSSGVTTAYPGDTPQKIFKRADRALYDSKKLKNKFHY from the coding sequence ATGTCGGATACCCATTACCAAAAAAAGTCCTTCATCTATACCATCGAAGAAAAATGCACCGGCTGCAACAAGTGCATAAATGCCTGTCCCGTGGACTGCGCCAACCAGGTATACAGGAGCTATGACGGTGAGCTCAAAGTCGAGGTAGACCCTGAATACTGCATCTCCTGCGGCGCCTGCATAGCCGCCTGCGACCATCAGGCCAGGGACTATCTGGACGATACGGAGCAGTTTTTCCTGGATTTGGCCACAGGTAGCGAGCCCATGACCGTGGTAGCAGCCCCCTCCGCCCAGGTGCATTTCCCGGAGCTGAAGAACCTTTTCGGCTGGCTGAAATCACTGGGCGTCGCGGGCATATACGATGTCTCCTTCGGGGCAGATATAGCCACCTGGGCCTATCTGCGGGCCAGAGAAGCGGGCCGCCTGCCCGCCTCGGTCATTGCCCAGCCCTGCTCCTCGGTGGTGAAATACTGCCTGCGCTACGCACCGGAGCTTCTCCCTGCCTTGGCCCCCGTCCACAGCCCCCTGATTTGCCTGGGGCTATACCTGCGCCGTACCCTGGGCATAAAGGGGCGCATCGCTTTCCTTTCCCCCTGCGTAGCCAAGGCTGAGGAAATACGGGACAAGAACACGCAAGGAACTGTGCAGTACAATGTGACCTATGCCAAGCTCAAGGACAAGCTGGAACGGGAGCGGATAGACCTCTCTGCCTTCCCGCCTGTGGATTTTGACGGACAGTCTGCCGGGGTGGGCCATGTCTACAGCCGCCCTGGCGGCCTTTCTGAAACCATCCGCATCACTGACCCGGAGATATGGATACGCTCCCTGGATGCGGTGAGCAATGTCTATCCATACCTGCAGGAGTACCACAGCCGCCGGCAGGAGCACAAGCCCCTGCCCGAACTGGTGGATGTGCTGAACTGCCGCGGCGGCTGCAACTATGGCACCGGCACCAGGCGGGATGTGGCCCGTGATGATGTGGACTACCTTACGAACCAGCAGAAAAAGCAGGCGACAGAGGAAAAAGTCAGGTATACCGAGGCGGGAATCAGCTACGCTCCCAACGAATATTTTGACCAGCATCTGGACTGGCAGGATTTCCTGCGGGTCTACACCCCCATTCCCATCAAAAACCCACGCTTCACAGACGAAGACCTGCAGGAGGTCTATGCCCAGCTGCACAAGACCACCCCAAAAGCGCAGAACATCAACTGCCACGCCTGCGGCTATGGCACCTGCAAGCGCTTTGCCCAGGCTTTGAAGCTGGGGTTGAATGTGCCGGAAAGCTGCGTGGACTACGACCGCAACCAGCTGAAAATAGACCCCCTGACCAAACTCCTGAACCACGGCGGCCTGACCGAGACTCTGGACAACCTCTTGAACCCATACAGCAAGGAGGCTTCTAGCCTTTCCCTCATCATGATGGATGTGGACGATTTCAAATCCGTCAATGACACCTACGGCCACGATGTGGGCGACATCGCCCTGATAACGGTAGCCGATGCAATCAGGCAGCACATACGCCCTGCCGACTTTGCCGGACGCTGGGGCGGCGATGAGTACATGATCATCCTGCCACAGACAGGAGAAGATGAAGCAACAGAGGTAGCTGCCCGCATCCGTGCCGCCATAGCCGCCGCCCGGGTGCTCCCCGACGGCGCCAGCTTCACCTCCAGCTCAGGCGTGACCACCGCCTACCCCGGGGACACTCCCCAAAAAATCTTCAAGCGGGCCGACAGGGCGCTCTACGATTCCAAGAAGCTCAAAAATAAATTTCACTATTAA
- a CDS encoding polysaccharide deacetylase family protein — protein sequence MLGHGPAVRDVLDAFVLGEQLALAAEMLQEIKEKKIDNIGYEESGSNAGNDSAYHTASLGEVAADLAAAYEPVELDNLPEEMQPEYGRDWVTEENFREAFLSRYIGAPEVSPDDRMLGFSRKEMAEADKTGLVKNAPEKTIFLTFDDWGQDESINKILYVLKKHGVNGTFFIITRNMPNNPNLLRAIAASGNEIGSHTNNHVPMAKQDERGHQVPVETEEEYEEDVRSSYPKLLSVVGDMRLPSGRPALTRLLRPPTLAISRTGCKTILNAGFTYIVNGYGSTEDYGAVSLQSLVGIMNHIAHDERGRVRRGAILIMHMSSTAKLTPKALDILLTANDKLPEGHPGKFKVALLGDYLTDGYDQRMRMAKP from the coding sequence ATGCTTGGTCACGGCCCAGCCGTCAGGGATGTCCTTGATGCCTTCGTACTGGGAGAGCAGCTTGCCCTGGCGGCAGAGATGCTGCAGGAAATCAAGGAAAAGAAAATCGACAATATCGGCTATGAAGAATCAGGCTCCAATGCGGGCAATGATTCTGCCTACCATACCGCTTCTTTAGGTGAGGTGGCAGCGGATCTGGCGGCAGCTTACGAGCCGGTGGAGCTTGATAATCTACCGGAGGAAATGCAGCCGGAGTATGGCCGGGACTGGGTGACGGAGGAAAACTTCCGCGAGGCTTTTCTTTCCCGCTATATCGGCGCTCCGGAGGTTTCCCCGGATGACCGCATGCTGGGCTTTTCCCGCAAGGAAATGGCTGAGGCGGACAAGACGGGGCTGGTAAAAAATGCGCCGGAGAAAACCATCTTTCTCACCTTTGATGACTGGGGACAGGATGAATCCATCAATAAAATCCTCTATGTGCTGAAAAAGCATGGGGTAAATGGCACCTTCTTCATCATCACCCGCAATATGCCCAACAATCCGAACCTCCTGCGGGCCATAGCTGCCAGCGGCAATGAAATCGGCAGCCACACCAACAACCACGTGCCCATGGCCAAGCAAGATGAAAGGGGCCATCAGGTGCCGGTGGAAACAGAGGAAGAATACGAAGAGGATGTGCGAAGCTCCTATCCCAAGCTCCTCTCCGTAGTGGGGGATATGCGGCTCCCTAGCGGCCGTCCTGCTCTCACCCGCCTGCTGCGCCCGCCTACGCTGGCCATCAGCCGCACAGGCTGCAAGACCATCCTCAATGCAGGCTTCACCTATATAGTCAACGGCTACGGCAGCACCGAGGACTACGGAGCCGTGTCCCTCCAGTCCCTGGTGGGCATCATGAATCACATTGCCCATGACGAAAGGGGCAGGGTGCGCCGGGGCGCCATCCTCATCATGCACATGAGCTCCACCGCCAAACTCACCCCCAAGGCCCTGGACATCCTCCTCACCGCCAACGACAAGCTGCCGGAGGGCCATCCTGGCAAGTTCAAGGTGGCTCTGCTGGGGGATTACCTCACAGACGGCTATGACCAGCGCATGAGGATGGCCAAGCCATAA